Proteins found in one Synechococcus sp. LA31 genomic segment:
- a CDS encoding 23S rRNA (pseudouridine(1915)-N(3))-methyltransferase RlmH, which yields MNPSRIRILAVGKVRKGWVLEGIATYLKRLPGLQVVELRDAGKVRETEAILAALRPDEQLVVLAEEGQTFNSPAFAKRLEGSGSERLALVIGGAEGLDPALKARASWTLSLSPMTFPHELARLLLLEQLYRALTIQQGGPYHK from the coding sequence ATCAATCCCTCCCGCATCCGCATCCTGGCTGTGGGCAAGGTGCGCAAGGGCTGGGTGTTGGAGGGGATCGCCACCTACCTGAAGCGGCTGCCTGGTCTGCAGGTTGTAGAACTTCGCGACGCTGGCAAGGTTCGGGAGACCGAGGCGATCTTGGCGGCCCTGCGTCCCGATGAGCAGCTGGTGGTGCTGGCGGAGGAGGGGCAGACCTTCAACTCCCCGGCCTTTGCCAAGCGACTGGAGGGCTCGGGCTCCGAACGCCTGGCGTTGGTGATCGGTGGGGCTGAAGGCCTCGATCCAGCCCTCAAGGCCCGAGCCAGCTGGACACTCAGCCTTTCACCGATGACCTTTCCCCACGAGTTGGCCCGCCTCTTGCTGCTGGAGCAGCTCTACCGGGCACTCACGATTCAGCAGGGCGGGCCTTATCACAAATGA
- the purB gene encoding adenylosuccinate lyase, translating into MIERYTLPEMGAIWSEQAKFQSWLDVEIAATEANCELGRVPAEAVATIKEKASFSVERILEIEAEVRHDVIAFLTNVNEHVGDAGRYIHVGMTSSDVLDTGVALQMKASVQLLRTELDKLAEALRVLAREHKGTVMIGRSHAIHGEPITFGFKVAGWLAEVVRNQERLERLETAVSVGQISGAMGTYANTDPRVEDIACAKLGLVPDTASTQVISRDRHAEFIQTLALVGAALERFSTEIRNMQRTDVLEVEENFAKGQKGSSAMPHKRNPIRSERISGLARVLRSYVVAALENCALWHERDISHSSVERMMLPDCSVTLHFMLREMTSVVQGLGVYPGNMARNMNVYGGVVFSQRVLLALVESGINREDAYRIVQRNAHTAWNTEGGDFRANLEADADVTSRLTAEQLADCFSTDLHQANLGVIWERLGI; encoded by the coding sequence TTGATCGAGCGTTACACCCTGCCCGAGATGGGCGCCATCTGGAGCGAGCAGGCGAAGTTCCAGAGCTGGCTCGATGTGGAGATCGCCGCCACCGAAGCCAACTGCGAACTGGGACGCGTGCCCGCCGAGGCCGTTGCCACGATCAAAGAGAAGGCTTCCTTCAGCGTTGAGCGCATCCTCGAAATCGAGGCTGAGGTGCGCCATGACGTGATCGCCTTCCTCACCAACGTGAACGAACACGTGGGGGATGCCGGCCGCTACATCCACGTGGGCATGACCAGCTCCGATGTGCTGGATACCGGCGTGGCCCTGCAGATGAAAGCCTCGGTGCAGCTGCTGCGCACCGAGCTCGACAAGCTGGCGGAGGCGCTGCGCGTTCTGGCCCGCGAGCACAAGGGCACCGTGATGATCGGCCGCTCCCACGCCATCCACGGTGAACCGATCACCTTCGGTTTCAAGGTGGCTGGCTGGCTGGCGGAGGTGGTGCGCAACCAGGAGCGCCTCGAGCGCCTGGAAACCGCCGTGAGCGTGGGCCAGATCTCAGGTGCCATGGGCACCTACGCCAACACCGATCCCCGGGTGGAGGACATCGCCTGCGCCAAGCTCGGCCTGGTGCCCGACACCGCCAGCACCCAGGTGATCTCCCGCGATCGCCACGCGGAATTCATCCAAACACTGGCCCTGGTGGGTGCGGCCCTGGAGCGCTTCTCCACCGAGATCCGCAACATGCAGCGCACCGATGTGCTGGAGGTGGAGGAGAACTTCGCCAAAGGCCAGAAGGGCAGCTCAGCCATGCCCCACAAGCGCAACCCGATCCGCAGCGAGCGCATCAGCGGCCTGGCCCGGGTGCTGCGCAGCTACGTGGTGGCGGCCCTAGAAAACTGCGCCCTCTGGCATGAGCGCGACATCAGCCATAGCTCCGTGGAGCGCATGATGCTGCCCGACTGCTCGGTGACCCTGCACTTCATGCTGCGGGAAATGACCTCGGTGGTGCAGGGACTGGGGGTCTACCCAGGCAACATGGCCCGCAACATGAATGTGTACGGCGGCGTGGTGTTCAGCCAGCGGGTGCTTCTGGCTCTGGTGGAGAGCGGCATCAACCGCGAAGACGCTTACCGCATCGTGCAGCGCAACGCCCACACCGCCTGGAACACCGAAGGCGGTGATTTCCGCGCCAACCTTGAGGCCGACGCAGACGTGACCTCACGCCTTACGGCCGAGCAACTGGCCGACTGCTTCTCAACCGATCTGCATCAGGCCAACCTGGGCGTGATCTGGGAGCGACTGGGTATCTAA
- a CDS encoding TlyA family RNA methyltransferase yields MGRKQRLDLQLVELGLATSRQQAQQLIRAGKVRSGDRVLDKPGMEVAADLPFVVEQPPRFVSRGGEKLLGALSTFPLELAGRVCLDGGISTGGFTDCLLQHGAQRVYGVDVGYGQTAWSLRTDPRLVLKERTNLRHLQPEDLYGDADPWPDLAVADVSFIRLALVLPAIGRLLQPDRREALLLVKPQFEVGKERVGKGGVVRDPAAHVDAIEGVIAAAAGEGWHPCGVTASPITGPAGNHEYLLWLRSGAWPVVAEGNPAADQHKAAGSVPDGDAIRRLVEATLKV; encoded by the coding sequence ATGGGCCGCAAGCAACGTCTTGATTTGCAGCTGGTGGAGCTTGGCCTGGCCACGAGTCGCCAGCAAGCGCAGCAGCTCATCCGGGCTGGCAAGGTGCGCAGCGGTGATCGCGTGCTGGATAAGCCCGGTATGGAGGTGGCGGCGGATCTCCCCTTTGTGGTGGAGCAGCCGCCGCGTTTCGTGTCGCGCGGCGGTGAGAAGCTGCTGGGCGCCCTGTCCACCTTCCCGCTCGAGCTCGCAGGGCGGGTGTGCCTCGATGGCGGCATCTCCACCGGTGGCTTCACCGATTGCCTGCTGCAGCACGGCGCGCAGCGGGTGTACGGCGTGGATGTTGGCTACGGCCAGACGGCCTGGAGCTTGCGCACCGATCCGCGTTTGGTGTTGAAGGAACGCACCAACCTGCGCCACCTGCAGCCAGAAGACCTCTACGGCGATGCCGATCCCTGGCCGGATCTGGCGGTGGCGGATGTGTCGTTCATCCGGCTGGCTTTAGTGCTGCCAGCGATTGGCCGATTGCTGCAGCCCGATCGGCGCGAAGCCCTGCTGCTCGTGAAGCCGCAGTTTGAAGTGGGCAAAGAGCGTGTGGGCAAAGGCGGCGTGGTGCGCGATCCCGCCGCCCATGTGGATGCAATCGAGGGGGTGATCGCCGCAGCGGCGGGGGAGGGCTGGCACCCCTGCGGCGTGACCGCCTCGCCGATCACCGGCCCGGCGGGGAACCACGAATATTTGCTGTGGCTGCGCAGCGGTGCGTGGCCTGTTGTGGCCGAGGGGAACCCAGCTGCTGATCAGCACAAAGCCGCCGGATCGGTTCCCGATGGGGATGCAATCCGGCGGCTCGTGGAGGCCACCCTCAAGGTCTGA
- a CDS encoding P-II family nitrogen regulator, whose amino-acid sequence MKKVEAIIRPFKLEDVKLALVNAGIVGMTVSEVRGFGRQKGQVERYRGSEFTVEFLQKLKLEIVVDDPQVDTVVSAIQEAARTGEIGDGKIFISPVDSVIRIRTGDRDSSAI is encoded by the coding sequence ATGAAAAAAGTTGAGGCCATCATTCGTCCGTTCAAACTCGAAGACGTGAAGCTGGCCCTGGTCAATGCTGGCATTGTCGGCATGACGGTGAGCGAGGTCCGGGGCTTCGGGCGTCAAAAGGGCCAGGTGGAGCGCTACCGCGGCTCCGAGTTCACCGTGGAGTTTCTGCAGAAGCTCAAGCTCGAGATCGTGGTGGACGATCCCCAGGTGGACACCGTGGTGAGCGCCATCCAGGAAGCCGCCCGTACCGGAGAAATCGGCGACGGCAAGATCTTCATCAGCCCCGTGGATTCGGTGATCCGCATCCGCACCGGCGACCGCGACAGCAGCGCGATCTGA